In the genome of Chlamydia trachomatis A/HAR-13, one region contains:
- the metG gene encoding methionine--tRNA ligase: MESSRILITSALPYANGPLHFGHITGAYLPADVYARFQRLQGKEVLYICGSDEYGIAITLNAELAGMGYQEYVDMYHKLHKDTFKKLGISVDFFSRTTNTYHPAIVQDFYRNLQERGLVENQVTEQLYSEEEGKFLADRYVVGTCPKCGFDRARGDECQQCGADYEARDLKEPRSKLTGAALSLRDTEHAYLHLERMKEDLLAFVQGIYLRPHIRNFVTDYIEHLRPRAVTRDLSWGIPVPDLENKVFYVWFDAPIGYISGTMDWAASIGDPEAWKKFWLDDTVTYAQFIGKDNTSFHAVIFPAMEIGQSLPYKKVDALVTSEFLLLEGFQFSKSDGNFIDMDAFLETYSLDKLRYVLAAIAPETSDSEFSFQEFKTRCNSELVGKYGNFVNRVLAFAVKNGCTELSSPQLEQKDLDFISKSQKLAKDAAEHYAQYSLRKACSTIMELAALGNGYFNDEAPWKLAKEGNWNRVRAILFCACYCQKLLALISYPIMPETALKILEMIAPHSLDLGSQDPDRLQSLWTDSFFDYSEEKFSLKEPELLFTMVE, encoded by the coding sequence GTGGAATCTTCCCGTATTCTTATTACTTCTGCGTTGCCTTACGCAAATGGTCCTTTGCATTTTGGACATATTACCGGTGCTTATTTGCCTGCAGATGTTTATGCGCGTTTTCAGAGACTACAAGGCAAAGAGGTCTTGTATATTTGTGGTTCTGATGAATACGGAATCGCAATTACCCTTAATGCAGAGTTGGCAGGCATGGGGTATCAAGAATATGTCGACATGTATCATAAGCTTCATAAAGATACCTTCAAGAAATTGGGAATTTCTGTAGATTTCTTTTCCAGAACTACGAACACTTATCATCCTGCTATTGTGCAAGATTTCTATCGAAACTTGCAGGAACGCGGACTGGTAGAGAATCAGGTGACCGAACAGCTGTATTCTGAGGAAGAAGGGAAGTTTCTAGCGGACCGTTATGTTGTAGGTACTTGTCCCAAGTGTGGGTTCGATCGAGCTCGAGGAGATGAGTGTCAGCAGTGCGGTGCCGATTACGAAGCTAGAGATCTGAAAGAGCCTCGTTCTAAATTAACGGGGGCAGCTTTATCTTTACGTGATACGGAACATGCTTACTTGCATTTGGAGCGCATGAAAGAAGATTTGCTTGCTTTCGTGCAAGGTATTTATCTACGTCCTCATATACGTAATTTCGTTACGGATTACATCGAGCATTTACGTCCTCGAGCAGTGACTCGAGATTTGTCTTGGGGAATACCCGTTCCTGATTTGGAAAATAAGGTATTCTATGTATGGTTCGATGCTCCAATTGGTTACATAAGTGGAACTATGGATTGGGCAGCATCGATTGGAGACCCTGAAGCTTGGAAGAAGTTTTGGTTGGACGATACTGTGACCTACGCACAGTTTATAGGTAAAGATAATACTTCTTTCCATGCGGTTATTTTCCCTGCTATGGAAATAGGACAATCTCTTCCCTATAAGAAAGTGGATGCTCTTGTAACATCAGAATTTTTATTGTTAGAAGGTTTCCAGTTCAGTAAATCGGATGGGAATTTTATAGACATGGATGCGTTTTTAGAAACGTATTCCTTGGATAAACTGCGTTATGTGTTGGCAGCGATTGCTCCAGAGACTTCGGATAGCGAATTCTCTTTCCAAGAGTTCAAGACGCGATGCAATTCTGAGCTTGTAGGGAAGTATGGAAATTTTGTGAATCGAGTTCTAGCTTTTGCTGTTAAGAATGGATGCACAGAGCTTTCTTCTCCTCAATTAGAGCAAAAGGATTTGGATTTTATCTCAAAATCTCAAAAACTTGCTAAGGATGCAGCCGAACATTACGCACAATACAGTTTGCGTAAGGCGTGTTCCACGATTATGGAATTAGCTGCTTTAGGGAATGGCTATTTCAATGATGAAGCTCCATGGAAATTGGCTAAAGAGGGTAACTGGAATCGGGTACGCGCTATTCTATTCTGTGCTTGTTACTGCCAGAAGTTGCTAGCTCTCATTTCCTATCCTATTATGCCTGAAACAGCATTGAAGATTTTGGAAATGATAGCTCCACATTCCTTAGATCTAGGTTCCCAAGATCCAGATAGATTACAATCTCTTTGGACAGATTCCTTTTTTGATTACTCGGAAGAGAAATTTTCTCTGAAAGAGCCTGAATTATTGTTCACAATGGTAGAGTGA
- a CDS encoding ribonuclease HII, with translation MKSTVEQAMLFEEKSIFENQAIEQGYSRVAGVDEAGRGPLAGPVVAGACILPRGKVFLGIDDSKKLTPKQRRYLYELLLEDPEVDCGVGVVSVERIDEINILEATKEAMVQAIASLQSTPDFLLVDGLFLPHKVPSLKIIKGDARSVSIAAASIIAKEYRDELMRKLHVEYPEYGFDKHKGYGTAAHLQALKHFGPCVYHRKSFSPVKESIQEGVCQ, from the coding sequence ATGAAATCGACCGTTGAGCAGGCGATGCTTTTCGAAGAAAAAAGCATTTTTGAGAATCAAGCTATTGAGCAAGGGTACTCACGAGTTGCCGGTGTAGACGAGGCTGGGAGAGGGCCTCTTGCAGGCCCTGTTGTTGCTGGAGCTTGTATCTTACCTAGAGGGAAAGTTTTCTTAGGTATTGATGATAGCAAGAAATTAACTCCTAAACAAAGACGGTATCTTTACGAACTGTTGCTTGAAGATCCTGAAGTCGACTGCGGGGTCGGCGTTGTTTCTGTTGAGCGAATAGATGAGATCAATATTTTGGAGGCTACCAAGGAGGCTATGGTTCAAGCCATAGCTTCTTTGCAAAGCACTCCCGATTTTTTATTGGTTGACGGGTTGTTTTTGCCTCATAAAGTTCCTTCTCTTAAGATTATAAAAGGGGATGCTCGTTCCGTATCGATAGCCGCAGCTTCTATCATAGCGAAGGAATATCGTGACGAGTTGATGCGGAAGCTTCATGTAGAGTACCCCGAGTACGGTTTTGATAAGCATAAGGGGTATGGGACAGCAGCTCATTTACAAGCTCTAAAACATTTCGGCCCTTGTGTATATCATAGAAAAAGTTTCTCTCCTGTGAAAGAGAGTATTCAAGAGGGAGTATGTCAGTAA
- the gmk gene encoding guanylate kinase, whose product MSVKVISPFSQDGVQCFPKLFIISAPAGAGKTTLTHMLQREFPDAFEKTVSSTTRSARPGEVHGVDYLFVSEDDFKQSLDREDFLEWVFLFGTYYGTSKAEISRVLQKGKHCIAVIDVQGALALKKQMPAVTIFIQAPSQEELERRLNARDSEKDFQKKERLEHSAVEIAAASEFDYVVVNDDLITAYQVLRSIFIAEEHRMSHG is encoded by the coding sequence ATGTCAGTAAAGGTTATTTCCCCCTTTTCTCAAGACGGGGTTCAATGCTTTCCCAAGCTTTTTATCATTAGCGCTCCTGCTGGAGCAGGGAAGACAACACTCACCCATATGCTACAAAGAGAGTTTCCTGATGCATTTGAGAAGACGGTGTCGTCAACGACACGTTCGGCTCGTCCAGGCGAAGTGCATGGCGTGGATTATTTGTTTGTATCTGAAGATGACTTTAAGCAATCTTTAGATAGGGAAGATTTTTTGGAATGGGTCTTTTTATTTGGGACTTATTACGGAACGAGTAAGGCGGAGATTTCTAGAGTTCTGCAAAAGGGTAAGCACTGTATAGCCGTGATTGATGTACAAGGAGCTTTGGCTCTGAAGAAGCAAATGCCGGCAGTCACTATTTTTATTCAAGCTCCCTCTCAAGAAGAACTTGAGCGCCGTTTGAATGCTCGGGATTCAGAGAAAGATTTCCAGAAGAAAGAAAGATTAGAGCATAGCGCTGTCGAAATTGCTGCCGCTAGCGAATTTGATTATGTTGTGGTTAATGATGATTTGATTACAGCATATCAAGTTTTAAGAAGTATTTTTATAGCTGAAGAACATAGGATGAGTCATGGCTAG